A window from Apteryx mantelli isolate bAptMan1 chromosome 15, bAptMan1.hap1, whole genome shotgun sequence encodes these proteins:
- the LEO1 gene encoding RNA polymerase-associated protein LEO1 isoform X2 encodes MADMEDLFGSDADSEAEQKDSDSGSESDSDQENAGSGSNASGSESDQDDDREAIKPSNKELFGDDSEDEGASHHTGSDNHSERSYNRSEASGHSEHEDNDQSDVDQHSVSEAAHDDDDDDRGHGSDEGSHHSEGDGSDKAHSEDEKWGKEDKSDQSDDEERQQNSDDEERQQNSDDEEKVQNSDEDERPQMSDDEERLQNSDEEKIQNSDDEERPQISDEEKMQNSDDDERAQHSDEEKMQNSDDDERAQHSDEEEQEHKSESARGSDSEDEVLRMKRKKPIASDSEVDSDTEGQKEHTDVMDLFGGADDISSGSDGEDKPPTPGQPIDENGLSQEQQEEEPIPETRIEVEIPKVNTDLGNDLYFVKLPNFLSVEPRPFDPQYYEDEFEDEEMLDEEGRTRLKLKVENTIRWRMRRDEEGNEIRESNARIVKWSDGSMSLHLGNEVFDVYKAPLQGDHNHLFIRQGTGLQGQAVFKTKLTFRPHSTDSATHRKMTLSLADRCSKTQKIRILPMAGRDPESQRTEMIKKEEERLRASIRRESQQRRMREKQHQRGLSANYLEPDRYDEEDEGDDAISLAAIKNRYKGGIREERARIYSSDSDEGSDEDKTQRLLKAKKLTSDEEGEPSGKRKAEDDDKASKKHKKYVISDEEEEDDD; translated from the exons ATGGCCGACATGGAGGATCTGTTCGGCAGCGACGCCGACTCGgaggcagagcagaaag ATTCTGATTCTGGATCTGAATCTGATTCCGATCAGGAGAATGCTGGCTCTGGCAGTAATGCTTCTGGAAGCGAGAGTGACCAGGATGACGACAGGGAAGCAATAAAACCTAGTAACAAAGAGTTATTTGGCGATGATAGTGAGGATGAAGGAGCATCACATCATACAGGGAGTGACAACCACTCTGAAAGATCGTACAATCGCTCTGAGGCTTCAGGACATTCTGAGCACGAAGATAATGATCAGTCTGATGTGGATCAGCACAGTGTTTCAGAAGCTGCTCAtgacgatgatgatgatgacagAGGGCATGGATCAGATGAAGGCAGCCATCATTCAGAGGGAGACGGTTCTGACAAAGCACATTCAGAAGATGAAAAGTGGGGCAAAGAGGACAAAAGTGATCAGTCAGACGATGAGGAGAGGCAGCAGAACTCTGATGATGAGGAGAGGCAGCAGAACTCTGACGATGAGGAGAAAGTGCAGAACTCTGATGAAGATGAAAGGCCACAGATGTCTGATGATGAGGAAAGACTCCAGAACTCTGACGAGGAGAAAATACAGAACTCCGATGATGAAGAGAGGCCTCAGATCTCAGATGAGGAGAAGATGCAGAACTCCGATGACGATGAAAGGGCCCAGCATTCTGACGAGGAGAAGATGCAGAACTCTGATGATGACGAAAGGGCTCAACACTCTGATGAGGAGGAACAAGAACATAAATCTG AGTCTGCAAGGGGCAGTGATAGTGAAGATGAAGTTTTGCGAATGAAACGAAAGAAACCAATTGCATCAGATTCAGAAGTGGACAGTGATACAGAAGGACAAAAAG AACATACAGATGTTATGGATCTGTTTGGAGGTGCAGATGACATTTCTTCAGGGAGTGATGGAGAAGACAAGCCACCAACTCCAGGACAGCCCATT GATGAGAATGGGCTGAGTCAAgaacagcaggaagaggagccTATTCCAGAGACCAGAATAGAGGTAGAAATACCAAAAGTAAACACAGACTTGGGTAATGATTTGTATTTTGTGAAGCTGCCCAACTTCCTTAGCGTGGAGCCCAG ACCTTTTGATCCCCAGTATTACGAGGATGAATTTGAAGATGAGGAGATGCTTGATGAAGAGGGTAGAACTAGGTTAAAACTCaag GTAGAAAACACCATACGGTGGCGAATGCGGCGAGATGAGGAAGGAAATGAGATTAGAGAAAGTAATGCACGGATAGTCAAATGGTCGGATGGAAG CATGTCACTGCACTTGGGCAATGAGGTCTTTGACGTATACAAGGCGCCACTGCAGGGAGATCACAACCATCTGTTTATCAGACAAGGGACGGGTCTACAAGGACAGGCTGTTTTCAAAACAAAGTTAACCTTCAG GCCACACTCTACGGACAGCGCCACCCACAGGAAGATGACTCTGTCCCTTGCAGATAGATGTTCAAAGACCCAGAAAATCCGTATTTTGCCAATGGCAGGTCGCGACCCAGAGTCTCAGCGCACAGAAATGATTAAG AAAGAAGAGGAGAGGTTAAGAGCTTCCATTCGTAGAGAGTCTCAGCAGCGAAGAATGCGGGAGAAGCAGCATCAGCGTGGTCTGAGTGCAAATTATTTAGAACCTGATCGCTATGATGAAGAGGATGAGGGAGATGATGCAATCAGTTTAGCAGCTATCAAAAACAGATATAAAGGTGGCATCAGAG agGAACGTGCTAGAATCTATTCTTCTGACAGTGATGAGGGCTCAGATGAAGATAAAACACAAAGACTGCTCAAGGCAAAGAAACTTACTAGTGATGAG
- the LEO1 gene encoding RNA polymerase-associated protein LEO1 isoform X3, with product MADMEDLFGSDADSEAEQKDSDSGSESDSDQENAGSGSNASGSESDQDDDREAIKPSNKELFGDDSEDEGASHHTGSDNHSERSYNRSEASGHSEHEDNDQSDVDQHSVSEAAHDDDDDDRGHGSDEGSHHSEGDGSDKAHSEDEKWGKEDKSDQSDDEERQQNSDDEERQQNSDDEEKVQNSDEDERPQMSDDEERLQNSDEEKIQNSDDEERPQISDEEKMQNSDDDERAQHSDEEKMQNSDDDERAQHSDEEEQEHKSEHTDVMDLFGGADDISSGSDGEDKPPTPGQPIDENGLSQEQQEEEPIPETRIEVEIPKVNTDLGNDLYFVKLPNFLSVEPRPFDPQYYEDEFEDEEMLDEEGRTRLKLKVENTIRWRMRRDEEGNEIRESNARIVKWSDGSMSLHLGNEVFDVYKAPLQGDHNHLFIRQGTGLQGQAVFKTKLTFRPHSTDSATHRKMTLSLADRCSKTQKIRILPMAGRDPESQRTEMIKKEEERLRASIRRESQQRRMREKQHQRGLSANYLEPDRYDEEDEGDDAISLAAIKNRYKGGIREERARIYSSDSDEGSDEDKTQRLLKAKKLTSDEEGEPSGKRKAEDDDKASKKHKKYVISDEEEEDDD from the exons ATGGCCGACATGGAGGATCTGTTCGGCAGCGACGCCGACTCGgaggcagagcagaaag ATTCTGATTCTGGATCTGAATCTGATTCCGATCAGGAGAATGCTGGCTCTGGCAGTAATGCTTCTGGAAGCGAGAGTGACCAGGATGACGACAGGGAAGCAATAAAACCTAGTAACAAAGAGTTATTTGGCGATGATAGTGAGGATGAAGGAGCATCACATCATACAGGGAGTGACAACCACTCTGAAAGATCGTACAATCGCTCTGAGGCTTCAGGACATTCTGAGCACGAAGATAATGATCAGTCTGATGTGGATCAGCACAGTGTTTCAGAAGCTGCTCAtgacgatgatgatgatgacagAGGGCATGGATCAGATGAAGGCAGCCATCATTCAGAGGGAGACGGTTCTGACAAAGCACATTCAGAAGATGAAAAGTGGGGCAAAGAGGACAAAAGTGATCAGTCAGACGATGAGGAGAGGCAGCAGAACTCTGATGATGAGGAGAGGCAGCAGAACTCTGACGATGAGGAGAAAGTGCAGAACTCTGATGAAGATGAAAGGCCACAGATGTCTGATGATGAGGAAAGACTCCAGAACTCTGACGAGGAGAAAATACAGAACTCCGATGATGAAGAGAGGCCTCAGATCTCAGATGAGGAGAAGATGCAGAACTCCGATGACGATGAAAGGGCCCAGCATTCTGACGAGGAGAAGATGCAGAACTCTGATGATGACGAAAGGGCTCAACACTCTGATGAGGAGGAACAAGAACATAAATCTG AACATACAGATGTTATGGATCTGTTTGGAGGTGCAGATGACATTTCTTCAGGGAGTGATGGAGAAGACAAGCCACCAACTCCAGGACAGCCCATT GATGAGAATGGGCTGAGTCAAgaacagcaggaagaggagccTATTCCAGAGACCAGAATAGAGGTAGAAATACCAAAAGTAAACACAGACTTGGGTAATGATTTGTATTTTGTGAAGCTGCCCAACTTCCTTAGCGTGGAGCCCAG ACCTTTTGATCCCCAGTATTACGAGGATGAATTTGAAGATGAGGAGATGCTTGATGAAGAGGGTAGAACTAGGTTAAAACTCaag GTAGAAAACACCATACGGTGGCGAATGCGGCGAGATGAGGAAGGAAATGAGATTAGAGAAAGTAATGCACGGATAGTCAAATGGTCGGATGGAAG CATGTCACTGCACTTGGGCAATGAGGTCTTTGACGTATACAAGGCGCCACTGCAGGGAGATCACAACCATCTGTTTATCAGACAAGGGACGGGTCTACAAGGACAGGCTGTTTTCAAAACAAAGTTAACCTTCAG GCCACACTCTACGGACAGCGCCACCCACAGGAAGATGACTCTGTCCCTTGCAGATAGATGTTCAAAGACCCAGAAAATCCGTATTTTGCCAATGGCAGGTCGCGACCCAGAGTCTCAGCGCACAGAAATGATTAAG AAAGAAGAGGAGAGGTTAAGAGCTTCCATTCGTAGAGAGTCTCAGCAGCGAAGAATGCGGGAGAAGCAGCATCAGCGTGGTCTGAGTGCAAATTATTTAGAACCTGATCGCTATGATGAAGAGGATGAGGGAGATGATGCAATCAGTTTAGCAGCTATCAAAAACAGATATAAAGGTGGCATCAGAG agGAACGTGCTAGAATCTATTCTTCTGACAGTGATGAGGGCTCAGATGAAGATAAAACACAAAGACTGCTCAAGGCAAAGAAACTTACTAGTGATGAG
- the LEO1 gene encoding RNA polymerase-associated protein LEO1 isoform X1: protein MADMEDLFGSDADSEAEQKDSDSGSESDSDQENAGSGSNASGSESDQDDDREAIKPSNKELFGDDSEDEGASHHTGSDNHSERSYNRSEASGHSEHEDNDQSDVDQHSVSEAAHDDDDDDRGHGSDEGSHHSEGDGSDKAHSEDEKWGKEDKSDQSDDEERQQNSDDEERQQNSDDEEKVQNSDEDERPQMSDDEERLQNSDEEKIQNSDDEERPQISDEEKMQNSDDDERAQHSDEEKMQNSDDDERAQHSDEEEQEHKSVESARGSDSEDEVLRMKRKKPIASDSEVDSDTEGQKEHTDVMDLFGGADDISSGSDGEDKPPTPGQPIDENGLSQEQQEEEPIPETRIEVEIPKVNTDLGNDLYFVKLPNFLSVEPRPFDPQYYEDEFEDEEMLDEEGRTRLKLKVENTIRWRMRRDEEGNEIRESNARIVKWSDGSMSLHLGNEVFDVYKAPLQGDHNHLFIRQGTGLQGQAVFKTKLTFRPHSTDSATHRKMTLSLADRCSKTQKIRILPMAGRDPESQRTEMIKKEEERLRASIRRESQQRRMREKQHQRGLSANYLEPDRYDEEDEGDDAISLAAIKNRYKGGIREERARIYSSDSDEGSDEDKTQRLLKAKKLTSDEEGEPSGKRKAEDDDKASKKHKKYVISDEEEEDDD, encoded by the exons ATGGCCGACATGGAGGATCTGTTCGGCAGCGACGCCGACTCGgaggcagagcagaaag ATTCTGATTCTGGATCTGAATCTGATTCCGATCAGGAGAATGCTGGCTCTGGCAGTAATGCTTCTGGAAGCGAGAGTGACCAGGATGACGACAGGGAAGCAATAAAACCTAGTAACAAAGAGTTATTTGGCGATGATAGTGAGGATGAAGGAGCATCACATCATACAGGGAGTGACAACCACTCTGAAAGATCGTACAATCGCTCTGAGGCTTCAGGACATTCTGAGCACGAAGATAATGATCAGTCTGATGTGGATCAGCACAGTGTTTCAGAAGCTGCTCAtgacgatgatgatgatgacagAGGGCATGGATCAGATGAAGGCAGCCATCATTCAGAGGGAGACGGTTCTGACAAAGCACATTCAGAAGATGAAAAGTGGGGCAAAGAGGACAAAAGTGATCAGTCAGACGATGAGGAGAGGCAGCAGAACTCTGATGATGAGGAGAGGCAGCAGAACTCTGACGATGAGGAGAAAGTGCAGAACTCTGATGAAGATGAAAGGCCACAGATGTCTGATGATGAGGAAAGACTCCAGAACTCTGACGAGGAGAAAATACAGAACTCCGATGATGAAGAGAGGCCTCAGATCTCAGATGAGGAGAAGATGCAGAACTCCGATGACGATGAAAGGGCCCAGCATTCTGACGAGGAGAAGATGCAGAACTCTGATGATGACGAAAGGGCTCAACACTCTGATGAGGAGGAACAAGAACATAAATCTG TAGAGTCTGCAAGGGGCAGTGATAGTGAAGATGAAGTTTTGCGAATGAAACGAAAGAAACCAATTGCATCAGATTCAGAAGTGGACAGTGATACAGAAGGACAAAAAG AACATACAGATGTTATGGATCTGTTTGGAGGTGCAGATGACATTTCTTCAGGGAGTGATGGAGAAGACAAGCCACCAACTCCAGGACAGCCCATT GATGAGAATGGGCTGAGTCAAgaacagcaggaagaggagccTATTCCAGAGACCAGAATAGAGGTAGAAATACCAAAAGTAAACACAGACTTGGGTAATGATTTGTATTTTGTGAAGCTGCCCAACTTCCTTAGCGTGGAGCCCAG ACCTTTTGATCCCCAGTATTACGAGGATGAATTTGAAGATGAGGAGATGCTTGATGAAGAGGGTAGAACTAGGTTAAAACTCaag GTAGAAAACACCATACGGTGGCGAATGCGGCGAGATGAGGAAGGAAATGAGATTAGAGAAAGTAATGCACGGATAGTCAAATGGTCGGATGGAAG CATGTCACTGCACTTGGGCAATGAGGTCTTTGACGTATACAAGGCGCCACTGCAGGGAGATCACAACCATCTGTTTATCAGACAAGGGACGGGTCTACAAGGACAGGCTGTTTTCAAAACAAAGTTAACCTTCAG GCCACACTCTACGGACAGCGCCACCCACAGGAAGATGACTCTGTCCCTTGCAGATAGATGTTCAAAGACCCAGAAAATCCGTATTTTGCCAATGGCAGGTCGCGACCCAGAGTCTCAGCGCACAGAAATGATTAAG AAAGAAGAGGAGAGGTTAAGAGCTTCCATTCGTAGAGAGTCTCAGCAGCGAAGAATGCGGGAGAAGCAGCATCAGCGTGGTCTGAGTGCAAATTATTTAGAACCTGATCGCTATGATGAAGAGGATGAGGGAGATGATGCAATCAGTTTAGCAGCTATCAAAAACAGATATAAAGGTGGCATCAGAG agGAACGTGCTAGAATCTATTCTTCTGACAGTGATGAGGGCTCAGATGAAGATAAAACACAAAGACTGCTCAAGGCAAAGAAACTTACTAGTGATGAG
- the LEO1 gene encoding RNA polymerase-associated protein LEO1 isoform X4, giving the protein MADMEDLFGSDADSEAEQKDSDSGSESDSDQENAGSGSNASGSESDQDDDREAIKPSNKELFGDDSEDEGASHHTGSDNHSERSYNRSEASGHSEHEDNDQSDVDQHSVSEAAHDDDDDDRGHGSDEGSHHSEGDGSDKAHSEDEKWGKEDKSDQSDDEERQQNSDDEERQQNSDDEEKVQNSDEDERPQMSDDEERLQNSDEEKIQNSDDEERPQISDEEKMQNSDDDERAQHSDEEKMQNSDDDERAQHSDEEEQEHKSVESARGSDSEDEVLRMKRKKPIASDSEVDSDTEGQKEHTDVMDLFGGADDISSGSDGEDKPPTPGQPIDENGLSQEQQEEEPIPETRIEVEIPKVNTDLGNDLYFVKLPNFLSVEPRPFDPQYYEDEFEDEEMLDEEGRTRLKLKVENTIRWRMRRDEEGNEIRESNARIVKWSDGSMSLHLGNEVFDVYKAPLQGDHNHLFIRQGTGLQGQAVFKTKLTFRPHSTDSATHRKMTLSLADRCSKTQKIRILPMAGRDPESQRTEMIKRNVLESILLTVMRAQMKIKHKDCSRQRNLLVMRKVNLLEREKLRMMTRQVRSIRNM; this is encoded by the exons ATGGCCGACATGGAGGATCTGTTCGGCAGCGACGCCGACTCGgaggcagagcagaaag ATTCTGATTCTGGATCTGAATCTGATTCCGATCAGGAGAATGCTGGCTCTGGCAGTAATGCTTCTGGAAGCGAGAGTGACCAGGATGACGACAGGGAAGCAATAAAACCTAGTAACAAAGAGTTATTTGGCGATGATAGTGAGGATGAAGGAGCATCACATCATACAGGGAGTGACAACCACTCTGAAAGATCGTACAATCGCTCTGAGGCTTCAGGACATTCTGAGCACGAAGATAATGATCAGTCTGATGTGGATCAGCACAGTGTTTCAGAAGCTGCTCAtgacgatgatgatgatgacagAGGGCATGGATCAGATGAAGGCAGCCATCATTCAGAGGGAGACGGTTCTGACAAAGCACATTCAGAAGATGAAAAGTGGGGCAAAGAGGACAAAAGTGATCAGTCAGACGATGAGGAGAGGCAGCAGAACTCTGATGATGAGGAGAGGCAGCAGAACTCTGACGATGAGGAGAAAGTGCAGAACTCTGATGAAGATGAAAGGCCACAGATGTCTGATGATGAGGAAAGACTCCAGAACTCTGACGAGGAGAAAATACAGAACTCCGATGATGAAGAGAGGCCTCAGATCTCAGATGAGGAGAAGATGCAGAACTCCGATGACGATGAAAGGGCCCAGCATTCTGACGAGGAGAAGATGCAGAACTCTGATGATGACGAAAGGGCTCAACACTCTGATGAGGAGGAACAAGAACATAAATCTG TAGAGTCTGCAAGGGGCAGTGATAGTGAAGATGAAGTTTTGCGAATGAAACGAAAGAAACCAATTGCATCAGATTCAGAAGTGGACAGTGATACAGAAGGACAAAAAG AACATACAGATGTTATGGATCTGTTTGGAGGTGCAGATGACATTTCTTCAGGGAGTGATGGAGAAGACAAGCCACCAACTCCAGGACAGCCCATT GATGAGAATGGGCTGAGTCAAgaacagcaggaagaggagccTATTCCAGAGACCAGAATAGAGGTAGAAATACCAAAAGTAAACACAGACTTGGGTAATGATTTGTATTTTGTGAAGCTGCCCAACTTCCTTAGCGTGGAGCCCAG ACCTTTTGATCCCCAGTATTACGAGGATGAATTTGAAGATGAGGAGATGCTTGATGAAGAGGGTAGAACTAGGTTAAAACTCaag GTAGAAAACACCATACGGTGGCGAATGCGGCGAGATGAGGAAGGAAATGAGATTAGAGAAAGTAATGCACGGATAGTCAAATGGTCGGATGGAAG CATGTCACTGCACTTGGGCAATGAGGTCTTTGACGTATACAAGGCGCCACTGCAGGGAGATCACAACCATCTGTTTATCAGACAAGGGACGGGTCTACAAGGACAGGCTGTTTTCAAAACAAAGTTAACCTTCAG GCCACACTCTACGGACAGCGCCACCCACAGGAAGATGACTCTGTCCCTTGCAGATAGATGTTCAAAGACCCAGAAAATCCGTATTTTGCCAATGGCAGGTCGCGACCCAGAGTCTCAGCGCACAGAAATGATTAAG agGAACGTGCTAGAATCTATTCTTCTGACAGTGATGAGGGCTCAGATGAAGATAAAACACAAAGACTGCTCAAGGCAAAGAAACTTACTAGTGATGAG